One genomic segment of Ricinus communis isolate WT05 ecotype wild-type chromosome 5, ASM1957865v1, whole genome shotgun sequence includes these proteins:
- the LOC8259217 gene encoding protein trichome birefringence-like 38, translating to MGFSSKSRCQVLVSLFSQLVLLFTFLQETTAQQHYYNVTRLLKGRKQVSSTCNLFQGKWVVDPAYPLYDASGCPFIDPEFNCQKFGRPDTQYLKYSWQPDSCNVPRFNGVDFLRRWRGKKIMFVGDSLSLNMWESLSCMIHASVPNAKTSSVDRDSLHSVTFDEYDVTLYMFRTPYLVDIVRESVGRVLRLDSIEGGNAWKGMDLLIFNSWHWWTHTGRSQPWDYVRAGASLYKDMDRLEAFYRGMSTWAKWVDQNVDPAKTKVFFQGISPTHYEGREWNQPKKSCNGEAEPLSGSTYPGGAPPAVAVVNKVLSTIKKPVYLLDITTLSQLRKDAHPSTYGDGSGTDCSHWCLPGLPDTWNQLLYAALVM from the exons ATGGGTTTTAGCTCTAAAAGTAGGTGTCAGGTtcttgtttctcttttttctcaaCTCGTGCTTTTATTTACATTCTTGCAAGAAACAACAGCACAGCAACACTACTACAATGTGACAAGATTACTGAAAGGGAGAAAGCAAGTGAGTAGTACTTGCAATTTGTTTCAAGGGAAATGGGTTGTTGATCCTGCTTATCCTCTTTATGATGCTTCAGGCTGCCCTTTCATTGATCCTGAATTTAATTGTCAAAAGTTTGGCAGACCTGATACTCAATATCTCAAATACTCTTGGCAGCCTGACTCTTGCAACGTACCCAG gtTCAACGGTGTGGATTTTTTGAGGAGGTGGAGAGGGAAGAAGATAATGTTTGTGGGCGACTCACTGAGTTTAAACATGTGGGAATCGTTGTCCTGCATGATACATGCGTCGGTGCCCAATGCCAAGACCTCCTCTGTCGATAGAGATTCACTGCATTCTGTGACCTTTGAT GAGTATGATGTAACTCTGTATATGTTTCGAACGCCCTACTTGGTTGACATAGTCAGAGAAAGTGTTGGAAGAGTACTGAGGCTGGACTCCATAGAGGGCGGCAATGCATGGAAAGGGATGGATTTGCTCATCTTCAACTCCTGGCATTGGTGGACTCACACCGGAAGATCTCAACC ATGGGACTACGTCAGGGCCGGAGCATCTCTCTATAAGGATATGGATAGGCTGGAGGCTTTTTACAGAGGAATGTCAACATGGGCCAAATGGGTTGACCAAAACGTTGATCCTGCCAAAACCAAAGTCTTTTTCCAAGGGATTTCTCCCACCCATTACGA GGGAAGGGAGTGGAATCAACCAAAGAAGAGCTGTAATGGAGAAGCAGAGCCGTTATCCGGGTCTACATATCCCGGCGGCGCACCTCCCGCTGTTGCGGTGGTAAACAAGGTGTTAAGTACAATAAAGAAACCAGTCTATCTACTAGATATAACTACACTCTCACAACTAAGAAAAGATGCGCATCCCTCTACTTATGGTGATGGCTCTGGCACAGACTGCAGCCACTGGTGTCTTCCTGGATTGCCTGATACTTGGAACCAACTCTTATATGCAGCTCTTGTCATGTGA
- the LOC8259218 gene encoding 50S ribosomal protein L34, chloroplastic → MAASLSTISSAPPPQWMSSRSQQTARCPSASLSLSTGTRPRNKFSMNVISNSTSRSGLLHCSFLSTSSLSLSSSFSGLSLGLDLNSSTGVRKGRGYGLVVRAGKAALCQTKRNRSRKSLARTHGFRRRMRTTSGRAVLKRRRAKGRKVLCTKSNPNSGKGS, encoded by the exons ATGGCAGCTTCATTATCAACCATATCATCAGCACCACCGCCACAATGGATGTCGAGTCGAAGCCAACAAACTGCTCGTTGCCCGTCagcttctttgtctctctccaCTGGTACACGGCCCAGAAACAAATTCTCAATGAATGTTATCAGTAACTCCACGTCTCGCTCAGGGTTGCTTCACTGCTCTTTCCTTTCTACCTCTTCTCTTTCACTCTCTTCTTCCTTCTCAG GTTTATCTTTGGGATTGGATCTGAATTCCAGCACTGGGGTAAGAAAGGGGAGAGGCTATGGCCTGGTGGTGAGAGCCGGAAAGGCTGCTCTTTGTCAAACCAAGAGGAATAGGTCCCGCAAGTCTTTGGCCCGGACTCATGGCTTCCGTAGAAGGATGAGAACCACCAGTGGAAGGGCAGTGTTGAAACGTCGACGTGCCAAGGGAAGAAAGGTCCTTTGCACCAAGTCCAACCCTAATTCAGGAAAGGGTTCCTGA
- the LOC8259219 gene encoding senescence-specific cysteine protease SAG39, which produces MALLLHNKLVLMAMLLVTLWASQSWSRSLHEASMELRHKTWMTQYGRVYKGNVEKEKRFKIFKENVEFIESFNNNGNKPYKLGINAFTDLTNEEFRASHNGYTMSMSSHQSSYRTKSFRYENVTAVPPSLDWRTKGAVTHIKDQGQCGCCWAFSAVAAMEGITKLSTGTLISLSEQELVDCDTSGMDQGCEGGLMDDAFEFIIENNGLTTEANYPYEGVDGSCNTRKAANHAAKITGYENVPAYDEEALRKAVANQPVSVAIDAGESAFQHYSSGIFTGDCGTELDHGVTVVGYGTSDDGTKYWLVKNSWGTSWGEDGYIRMERDIDAKEGLCGIAMEPSYPTA; this is translated from the exons ATGGCTCTGCTACTTCACAACAAGCTGGTTTTAATGGCAATGCTACTTGTAACTCTATGGGCTTCACAATCCTGGTCGAGGTCATTACATGAAGCTTCCATGGAGTTAAGGCATAAAACCTGGATGACTCAATATGGCCGCGTGTATAAAGGCAATGTAGAGAAGGAAAAGCGCTTTAAGATATTCAAGGAGAATGTGGAGTTTATTGAATCTTTCAACAATAACGGGAATAAGCCTTACAAGCTAGGCATCAATGCATTTACAGACCTCACTAATGAGGAATTCCGTGCCTCACATAATGGGTACACGATGTCGATGTCTTCCCACCAAAGTTCATATAGAACAAAGTCTTTCAGATATGAAAATGTCACTGCTGTTCCTCCTAGCCTGGACTGGAGAACCAAAGGAGCTGTTACCCATATCAAAGATCAAGGCCAATGCG GATGTTGTTGGGCATTTTCTGCAGTGGCCGCAATGGAGGGCATCACAAAACTCTCAACTGGGACTTTGATCTCTCTTTCAGAGCAAGAATTGGTCGATTGCGACACAAGTGGAATGGATCAAGGCTGTGAAGGTGGTCTTATGGATGATGCCTTTGAATTCATTATCGAAAACAATGGCCTCACCACTGAAGCAAATTACCCTTACGAGGGAGTTGATGGAAGTTGTAACACACGGAAGGCAGCAAATCATGCTGCAAAGATCACTGGTTATGAGAATGTGCCTGCCTATGATGAGGAGGCACTGCGCAAGGCAGTGGCAAACCAACCGGTCTCAGTTGCAATTGATGCTGGTGAATCTGCCTTCCAACATTATTCGAGTGGGATATTTACAGGAGATTGCGGAACTGAATTAGACCATGGTGTTACTGTAGTAGGGTATGGGACAAGTGATGATGGCACCAAGTACTGGTTAGTCAAGAACTCATGGGGAACTAGCTGGGGTGAGGATGGTTATATAAGAATGGAAAGGGATATTGATGCTAAGGAAGGCCTCTGTGGCATTGCCATGGAGCCTTCCTATCCAACTGCATAA